AAATTATGTTGCCCTAGTGACTGGGTCAGAAGACCGAAAGGTAGCTGAATACAACGTCATTGTCCAAGGTAGGTTCCttatcttttttccttttttattttttatttttttatgttaataCAGAATATTACCATGGTTTTTAAAGACTTTCACTCCTggtttgctttatttatttatctttttttctctcagaacCCGTGTCTCCAGTTGATTTAACAGTGAACTCCAGCAGCTCAGACAAATGTAACTTCACTGTGACTTGCAGAACAAGGGGCTCTCACATTAACAAGACTTTTAGATGTGATAATCGGTCCTgctctgaggagagaggagaggaaaccaCAACCTATCCTTCCTCTATTAATGTGTACGTGGATCAAGGCTTCATCATCTGTAACCATAGCAACCAAGTGAGCTTGGAGCAAGCCAGGAGGGAGATTAGTTCTGTCTGTGGGGCAGATCCAGGTGAGTTTAAAAGACATAATGACACAGAGACAGTAATTGACAGTTTGTCATAACTACCACTGTGGAGCCAGACTGGTTCAGTTACAGCAGAGTGCAgccatgaaaaaataaactttgtaaAAAATTAAAGTTTCCATTCATCAGAAATGACAGATGTCAGTTACACTCTAAACACTTTGGTATACACTCAGGACTTCTGTATGAGATGAATCTTAGTGGCTAGGGCACGTTTTtctaaaacatttcacagctgtCTCTTCCCCCTTCAGATTAGTACAAGCATCCCCAGTTCCTTCCACTCCTGTTGTGTTGTAGTGTCACAGTCTGAATCTGTTGTGTCAGTTTTGTACGGAAATAACCtggtttgttgtgttgcaggttctgctggtttttctctctgcctggtGAGAACAGTCGTGTTCTCTGTGGGTCTGATCGTCATGGTGTCTGCAGTCATCAGTGTCCATCTCATGAACAGGCTCAAGAAGCAAAAATAACTGTTTTGCAGGATGTTAccttgaaaaaacaacaaaaacagctttgATAAAGTATGTGTAATACTGCATATTTGTATGTATTGTAAATTCCCTGTTCCTTTGCCCAAAACATTGATTTCCAATGGTTACTTAAGTATCTTTTAATCTTTGGCTGAACTATTAATACTGTAGAAGTCTAAAGATcatgtgtcacatttttctgCTCCAGCTGTGAGTTTTTCAGCAAAGAATCAATTGTTGCTATTATTATAGTGAACACACTTTATACACTGAATgcacaacaaaatataatacagaaaaataaaagaataaattacTCTTGACTCTGTGAATAATATTTATGAGCTGAATCTAAGGAGGTTTTTCTTATCTAAAGAGTAAGGTGATATTAAAATCTTTTGTTCAACAGCACAAATCAGGCGATCTTTGATTTCAGACTTCTGTGTTGAAGTGAGAAgagtgaaggacagagagcTGAGACAACATGATGGCTAATACAACAACCCTGTCACTCAGAGCAGGAGGAAGGGTGTGTAAGATGAGTTTTTCTAAACAAACTATACTGTATTCTTATCAAACTTCATTCATATCATTTAGATGTGTCTTCTGGTACAATACAAAGTGGTCCAGAGATCAggtcaaataaaatgtatgacCTGCATAAGGAACAGAAACTGACTTTTGTTTCACATTTGGTTGGTTTTTAGCTAATATGTTTCCTAGAGCAGAGTGATTACTGTGTAAAGatataaagatattttttctcaCAAATGTCTATTTTCATTGTGAACATATTATAATCCACCAGAGTTATTTTTGATCTTACATACACAGCTTTCTGAAAACGCAGCATgtgttacagagcagagaggaagtggtCGTCATTGCAAGTCAACCACATAAATAAGTTCAAGTGTTTAACTGAATCAAAAACTGCACCTGAACAACAAATGAATGGTACAAAGGATTTTGTAGTTTCTttgtatgtaatgtatttatTCGAATTTTGTAAAGACGCCTGCAGGATTTGCTGATAAAATTAATGCAGATGATTATCAGCAAAACAGAACTTATCAAGGAACATTGAATGGAGAAGTTACCTTTTTTACTTTAGCATGgtcacagtgtgaatgtgaaactGGTTTTGACAGGAAATTCATCTTGAAACGTTAACCCTGTAGTTAGCCTGTTAGAGCTAAACAGAACACTTCAAGCAAACCAGAGAATATGAGGTCTGTCTTTGTGATACTGGGACTGCTGGTTTACACAGAGGCACCAGGTAGGACAAGAATTAATGAGATGTTATTAACAGATATGGTAATGATGTGTGTAGTCTAGAGCACCAGGGTGATGAACATGTTAAGTCTATGAAATTACCtcaactgttttgttttgttttgttatgattAGCAATAAACACGTGTCTAAAAGAATGTACTTTTTATCACAGCAGTCCGGAAGAAGAGATTCATTGAGCACAGAGTTAGCTGAGCCTGCTTTGTATGAATAGcaaaacatgaaacaatatCTAAAAAGAGTGGCTCTTTAAGAGGCTCAGACTTAAAACGGTTGAAGTCTGAAATGACATTCTAAGGTCATAAATGTGGATCTGAAGGGGTTTTGTCAAGCtggatgatgtgtttgtgtgtgttttatttttagtttttctcaCTTCTCATCGCCAACATGAATTCAACTTCCTGATCCTGGTTCTACAAAAAATTGTAACAAACAAAAGCCTAGTTTTCAGTACTGAGCATTACAAGCTGAAAAAGTCACTGATGTGCATGAgctaaaacaaatcaaaagagtactgacagaaaataaaaactttaagaAATTACATACATATTGACAGTTTGAGGTCGTCCGCTATCCTGTGGCAAGCTGTGTgagaaattattattaacagtTGTAATAGTGGTAGCTGAAATATTAAGCACGTTGGAGTATGTTCACTCTTTAGCAGGGGGTCAGCAGGAGCAACCATGCAAAAAGTACATTTACCAACTTTTGATGAACCAAGAAAAGCAATTTTGTACTTTGATTGTTACAGGGTCAAAAATAAGGCCTGAATGTTAAGTCAGTGTGTCAGAaaggaaacacagacatttgACTGGAACACCATAAAATTTATATGGATATGAAGTAACATTCAGTTTTGACTAAAAAACTATACACTGTGATTTTTATTGTATcatgtgtctgttgtttttacagggTCCAGTGCTCTGactcctgtgtttgtgcagaagGGAAAGGACGTTCTTCTGGAGGCCATGGTAGCTGATGTACCCaagacttttattgtttttcaatgGAGATTCAATAAAAGTATCGCTTTAGTATCATTTTCACCTGGTGGAGAGCTAACAGTCTCTGAAGCCTACACTAGAAGGGTTGAATCTATTGGGAAAACATACTCTGTGAAACTGAAGAATCTACAAGATTCAGACAGTGGAGTTTATACTGCACGAGTGATAAAGACTCAAGGAGAACAAACAGTAGCTGAATACAACGTCACAGTTCAAGGTAGGTTTGCTAACAtttcagacactgacagagaatCTGCTGCCATGTTTCTAAAACGTTTCAcatctgtttctccctcagatCCAGTGGCTCCAGTTGAGCTGACAGTAAACTCTGTGTCCAACAGCTCAGACTCCTgtaacctcactgtgacctgcAGCACACAGGACTCACATCACATCAGCAGCACTTTGACATGTGACACCAAA
The DNA window shown above is from Lates calcarifer isolate ASB-BC8 linkage group LG4, TLL_Latcal_v3, whole genome shotgun sequence and carries:
- the LOC108884316 gene encoding uncharacterized protein LOC108884316 → MRSFFVILGLLVCKEAAGSSDVTSLFVQQGKDLHLEVKEPVQLNIKMDLFWKFNTTNTIGKLSYNNQPVLFDRYEERAEIFVQNQSLLLKILQQDDTGNYVALVTGSEDRKVAEYNVIVQEPVSPVDLTVNSSSSDKCNFTVTCRTRGSHINKTFRCDNRSCSEERGEETTTYPSSINVYVDQGFIICNHSNQVSLEQARREISSVCGADPGSAGFSLCLVRTVVFSVGLIVMVSAVISVHLMNRLKKQK